Proteins encoded within one genomic window of Nordella sp. HKS 07:
- a CDS encoding pyridoxal phosphate-dependent aminotransferase gives MTPVVDALPSTVPFVGPEALERQRGIAFRARLGANESGFGPAPSVVKALEAAASDVWKYCDPENHDLKQALARHHGVKPQNIAVGEGIDALFGYAVRMFVAPGIVVATSLGAYPTFNFHVNGYGGRLVTTPYRDDRENPTALLDLARAEKARLIFFANPDNPMGSWWPATAVAELIANIPDGALLILDEAYGEFAPQGTLPPIDIGNPKLLRFRTFSKAYGLAGARIGYVIGEAELVKSFDRVRNHFGVNRLAQAAALAALADQSYLREVTAKVERARRRISDIARQNGLSPLPSATNFVTIDCGRDGSYAKSLLDGLIARGIFVRMPGVSPLNRCIRVSAAPDAELDLFAEALPEALRALV, from the coding sequence ATGACGCCCGTGGTCGACGCTTTGCCTTCGACGGTGCCTTTTGTCGGCCCGGAGGCCCTGGAGCGCCAGCGCGGAATTGCCTTTAGGGCAAGGCTCGGCGCCAATGAGAGTGGCTTCGGCCCTGCACCGAGCGTCGTCAAGGCGCTCGAAGCGGCGGCAAGTGACGTCTGGAAATATTGCGACCCCGAGAATCACGATCTCAAGCAGGCGCTCGCCCGCCATCACGGCGTGAAGCCTCAGAACATCGCGGTGGGCGAGGGGATCGATGCGCTGTTCGGCTATGCGGTCCGCATGTTCGTGGCACCCGGTATCGTCGTGGCCACATCGCTTGGCGCCTATCCGACCTTCAATTTTCACGTGAACGGATATGGCGGCCGGCTGGTGACGACTCCCTATCGGGACGACCGCGAGAATCCCACCGCTCTTCTCGATCTGGCGCGCGCGGAGAAAGCCCGCCTCATCTTCTTCGCCAATCCCGACAATCCGATGGGATCCTGGTGGCCCGCCACCGCTGTCGCAGAGCTCATCGCCAATATTCCCGACGGCGCGCTTCTGATCCTCGATGAGGCCTATGGCGAATTCGCTCCGCAAGGGACGCTTCCGCCGATCGACATCGGCAACCCGAAGTTGCTGCGTTTCCGCACATTCTCCAAGGCCTATGGGCTTGCCGGCGCCCGCATCGGCTATGTGATCGGAGAAGCCGAATTGGTGAAGAGCTTCGACAGGGTGCGCAATCATTTCGGCGTCAACCGCCTGGCGCAAGCGGCGGCGCTCGCGGCGCTTGCCGATCAATCCTATCTGCGCGAGGTGACCGCCAAGGTGGAGCGCGCCCGACGGCGCATCAGCGACATTGCGCGCCAGAACGGTCTTTCGCCGCTGCCGTCAGCCACCAATTTCGTCACCATTGATTGCGGCCGTGACGGGAGCTATGCCAAGAGCCTGCTGGACGGGCTGATCGCGCGCGGCATCTTCGTGCGCATGCCGGGTGTCTCTCCGCTCAACCGCTGCATCAGAGTGAGTGCCGCGCCCGATGCCGAGCTCGACCTTTTCGCCGAAGCGTTGCCCGAGGCTCTGCGGGCCTTGGTCTAG